Within the Clostridium scatologenes genome, the region AAATAGTTTTTAATGGGTAAGGTGATAACGTTTAATAGATAAAGGAGTGAAAATTTATGAAAAAGTTTATGGAGATTATCGACAAATATTTAATGCCGGTAGCAGAAAAAATGAATAATAATGTATACTTGACAGTTATAAGAGACGCGTTTATGTTAACGTTACCTTTAATTATATTTGGATCTGTATTTGTAGTTATAACAAATTTACCATTTTGGTCAAAGGATCAAATTGCAGTACTAGGTAATTATTTAGGAGCAGCTAATAATTCTACAATGTCGATTATGACATTGTTTGTGGTGTTTGGTATAGGATATAATTTAAGCAAACACTATAAAATAGAAGCAGTTTATGGAGCAGCTGTATCAGTTGCAGCATTTATCATATTAACTCCTACTGTAGTTAAAGGAAAAAAGGAAATGGTAGATTCAGTACTGGCATTTGATAGATTAGGTGCTAAAGGATTGTTTGTTGGAATGATTGCAGCATTTATAGCAACTGAAATTTATAGAAGAATTGTACAAAAAAATTGGACGATTAAGATGATAGAAGGAGTACCAGAAGCAGTATCAAAATCTTTTGCTTCATTAATACCAGCATTTATAACATTAAGTTTTTTCTTAATAGTAAGGATAATATTTATGTTTACACCTTGGGGAAATATGCATGATTTCATATACAGGTTTATACAAACGCCTTTAATGACATTAGGGTCAAGTTTGCCAGCTACTTTAGTTGCAATATTTTTCACACAAATATTCTGGTTCTGTGGACTTCATGGTCAAATTTTAGTAAATTCTGCTTTAGATCCAATATGGAGGTCATTATCTTTAGAAAATTATCAAGCTTTTACTTCAGGAGCAACACATTTACCTCACATAGTTACTAAACAATTTATGGATACTTTTACTGTTTCTATGGGTGGAACAGGTATGACGCTTGCTGTACTTGTAGGAATATTAATATTTGCAAGAAGTAAACAGCTTAAGGAATTAAGTAAAATTGCTACTCCACCAGGAATATTTAATGTCAATGAACCTGTAATATTTGGGTTTCCAATAGTTTTAAATCCAATGATAATAATTCCTTGGATTTTAGCTCCAATGATAGTAACAGTAATTACTTATTTTGCTATGGCAACAGGAATTGTTCCTCAAACTACAGGAGTAGAAGTATCTTGGACAATACCAATATTTTTTAGTGGAATGTTAGCTACAAATTCGTTAGCTGGTGGAATATTACAACTTTTTAATTTTGCAGTGGTGCTTTTAATATGGTTACCATTTATACTTACTATAGATAGAAAATATAAAAAGGCTGAAAAAGAAGCAAAAGAAGCTATTGAAAAGAATAAAAATGAAATTGTAAACAATAAAAATAATTTAACAACTTAAACAAAAATAAAAGAAAAATTAGAGGTGTATGGAATGGAAGAATTAGAGAATGTACCATTTGAATTGATATTATATGCAGGAAATGGAAGATCTTATTCTATGGAAGCAATACAAGAAGCTAAAAAAGGTAATTATAAAAAAGCAGATGAACTAATAAAAAAGGCATCAGAAGAACTTGGAAAGGCTCATGAATTTCAAACTAAGTTAATTCAAGCTGAAGCAAATGGTGAGTCAAAACCAGTAAATATTTTACTTGTACACGCTCAGGATCACCTTATGACAGCTATGACAGTTAGAGATTTAGCAATAGAAATAGTAGAATTATATAAAGTTAAGATGGGAGAGACAATATGAGCATTAAATATAAATTCCCAAAAGATTTTTGGTGGGGAAGTGCAGCTTCTGCCACTCAAATAGAAGGAGCAGGAAAAGAAGATGACAAGGGATTAAGTATATGGGATTTATGGTATGAAAAGGAGCCTAATAGATTTTTTCAAGGTGTATCATCAGAAGTTGCATCAGATTTTTATCATAGATATAAAGAAGATATAAAACTGATGAGGGAAATAGGCCATAATTCATTTAGGTTTTCAATTTCCTGGTCTAGATTGATTCCAGATGGAACTGGCAGAATAAATGAAAAGGCAGTAGAGTTTTATAATAATGTAATAAATGAATTAATAAAAAGTGATATAGAACCTTTTGTAACATTATATCATTTTGATATGCCTCTAGAAATGCAGTACAAAGGCGGATGGGAAAGCAGGGAAGTAGTAGATGCATATAGTAAATATGCAAAGATTTGTTTTAAGTTATTTGGTGATCGAGTAAAGGTGTGGATTACACATAATGAACCAATAGTTCCTGTAGAAGGTGGATATTTACATGATTTTCATTATCCTAACATAGTAGACTTTAAAAGAGGAATTCAAGTAGGCTTTAATACTATGCTTTCCCATTGCAAAGCAGTTAAAGAATTTAAAAGTTTAAATATACAAAATGGTAAGATAGGTATAGTTCTAAATTTAACACCATCATATCCTAGAAGCAGTAATATAGGCGATTTAGAAGCGGCTACTATAGCAGATTTAATATATAATAAAAGTTTTTTAGATCCAGTAGTAAAAGGAGAATATCCTAAAGAACTTATACAGTTATTTAAAGAAAATGATTTATTACCTTGTGTAGAGAATGGTGATAAAGAATTAATAAAGAATAATCTAGTGGATTTTCTTGGAGTTAATTATTATATGCCAAGGAGAGTAAAAGCAAAGGAAAATATGCCTAATCCTAATGCACCAATGATGCCAGAAACCTTTTTTGACAATTATGAAATGCCAGGAAGAAAAATGAATGTTTACAGGGGATGGGAAATTTATGAAAAGGGTATATATGATATAATGATTAATTTAAAAAACAATTATGGTAATATAGAATGTTATGTATCAGAAAATGGTATGGGTGTTGAAAATGAAGAAAGATTTATTAAAGATGGTATCATTGATGACAGTTATAGAATAGATTTTGTAAGGGAACATTTAAAATGGCTTCATAAATCCATACAAGAGGGCTGTAATGTGAAAGGATATCACATGTGGACATTTATAGATAGCTGGTCATGGAGTAATGCTTATAAGAATAGATATGGATTTGTTCAATTAGATTTAAAAACACAAAAAAGAACTTTAAAGAAAAGTGCTTATTGGATAAAAGAAGTTTGTAAAAATAATGGTTTTTAAAATTATATATAACATAGAAATTTAGTAAAAAGTAATAATTAAAAAGTACTCTTTGTGAAAAAATTTTTTATCATTTAAATTATTTTCATAAAAGGGTACTTTTTGTGTGTAAAAGGTGATAACTCTTATCTTCAAGTTTTGCTTTGTTTACAAAAAATAGAGTATTTTATAGATTAGTCTATAAATAGGGAAATTTCATCTAGACTTTTACGTATTTTATTTCGAAGTTTTTTATCAGCAGAATAGCCAATACTCACTACTAACCTGATCCTTTTAGATTTTGGTATGCTCAACAGTGTTTTTAATTCTTTTTCATTAAACCAACCCATAATGCATGTAGATAGTCCTAATTCAGTAGCTGCAAGACATAAATGAGCAGTTGCAATACCAATGTCTATAGAAGAGTAATCTTGATTTTTAATAGTTCCTCCAATACGAGCTTTAATATCTGATTTTTCTTCTAATATTATAATAAATGCTGGACAATTATCTGTAAATTTATTCATAACTAAGTTTTGAAGACATTTTGCAACTTTAGGCGATAGTTTTTTATTGTTTACAACTATGAATTTCCACGGCTGACCATTGCAGGCAGAAGGAGCAATTCTACATGCTTCTATACAATCTATTAGCTTTTCTTTTTCAACTGGTTTATCTTCATAATTTCTACAACTTTCTCGTTTATTAATTAAATCAAAATAATTAGTCATAAATATGTTCCTTTCATATATTATTTTAGCAAATTTTCATTACATTGCTACCATTGATATTTTTCTCAGCCCAATTTGCTATATATTCTATAGCATGATTATCATTAGAACTGAACTTGTAATTTATTTTTGTATATTTGAATGTAAACATAATATATATTTTATACTAAAAATTTAAATTGTCCAATATGACAATAAAGGTAATCCTTAAAAAACTTTTTTAAGGATGAAAATTGCAAAAATTAAACATAGAAAAAATGAAGATAGTATGACAGTGAAAACTTTAAATGTAAACATAAAAGAAGGTATTAAGTTATAAAGTATAGATGGTATTAAATACAAAAAAATACCTAAAAGAATGTATATCAAAAGGTCATTTAAATTTAAGTTTATGTTAAAAGTTTTTCTTATTTCATACAAATTCAAAATCAAAGTTGAAAGAGAAGTCAATATTATACTTATACCGCATCCATATATGTTTATCCAGGATATGCCG harbors:
- a CDS encoding glycoside hydrolase family 1 protein, whose translation is MSIKYKFPKDFWWGSAASATQIEGAGKEDDKGLSIWDLWYEKEPNRFFQGVSSEVASDFYHRYKEDIKLMREIGHNSFRFSISWSRLIPDGTGRINEKAVEFYNNVINELIKSDIEPFVTLYHFDMPLEMQYKGGWESREVVDAYSKYAKICFKLFGDRVKVWITHNEPIVPVEGGYLHDFHYPNIVDFKRGIQVGFNTMLSHCKAVKEFKSLNIQNGKIGIVLNLTPSYPRSSNIGDLEAATIADLIYNKSFLDPVVKGEYPKELIQLFKENDLLPCVENGDKELIKNNLVDFLGVNYYMPRRVKAKENMPNPNAPMMPETFFDNYEMPGRKMNVYRGWEIYEKGIYDIMINLKNNYGNIECYVSENGMGVENEERFIKDGIIDDSYRIDFVREHLKWLHKSIQEGCNVKGYHMWTFIDSWSWSNAYKNRYGFVQLDLKTQKRTLKKSAYWIKEVCKNNGF
- a CDS encoding nitroreductase family protein; the protein is MTNYFDLINKRESCRNYEDKPVEKEKLIDCIEACRIAPSACNGQPWKFIVVNNKKLSPKVAKCLQNLVMNKFTDNCPAFIIILEEKSDIKARIGGTIKNQDYSSIDIGIATAHLCLAATELGLSTCIMGWFNEKELKTLLSIPKSKRIRLVVSIGYSADKKLRNKIRKSLDEISLFID
- the celB gene encoding PTS cellobiose transporter subunit IIC → MKKFMEIIDKYLMPVAEKMNNNVYLTVIRDAFMLTLPLIIFGSVFVVITNLPFWSKDQIAVLGNYLGAANNSTMSIMTLFVVFGIGYNLSKHYKIEAVYGAAVSVAAFIILTPTVVKGKKEMVDSVLAFDRLGAKGLFVGMIAAFIATEIYRRIVQKNWTIKMIEGVPEAVSKSFASLIPAFITLSFFLIVRIIFMFTPWGNMHDFIYRFIQTPLMTLGSSLPATLVAIFFTQIFWFCGLHGQILVNSALDPIWRSLSLENYQAFTSGATHLPHIVTKQFMDTFTVSMGGTGMTLAVLVGILIFARSKQLKELSKIATPPGIFNVNEPVIFGFPIVLNPMIIIPWILAPMIVTVITYFAMATGIVPQTTGVEVSWTIPIFFSGMLATNSLAGGILQLFNFAVVLLIWLPFILTIDRKYKKAEKEAKEAIEKNKNEIVNNKNNLTT
- a CDS encoding PTS lactose/cellobiose transporter subunit IIA, giving the protein MEELENVPFELILYAGNGRSYSMEAIQEAKKGNYKKADELIKKASEELGKAHEFQTKLIQAEANGESKPVNILLVHAQDHLMTAMTVRDLAIEIVELYKVKMGETI